The Nitrospiraceae bacterium genome segment CTTAATTTTCGAGGAGGAAAGGGAGTTGCCACAAGCATTGGAGTACTATTAATTTATTCTCCGCAGACTGCTATACTTACATTAGCAATATGGCTGGCAGTGCTTCTCTTAACAAGGATATCATCTCTGAGTGCGCTAGTTGCGTTTGCTCTGCTGCCAATTAATATAATACTATTTGATAATGAAAATATTAAATTGTTTGTCACAGTTTTGATTGTAATCTTGATTTTTGCAAAACATATTGGCAACATAAAAAGAATTGTAAAAGGAAAAGAAAAAAAGATAGGGGAAAGAGCTTGAAGAAATATTTATATTTATATGCATCAGTTCTTCTCCTGGCTTTATGCAACCCTGTAATATCCTTTTCTAAAGATGTCTATGAAACCCGTCTTAATGAAGGTTTAAAAAATACCGAACCTTATTCATACATTCTGATAAAAAATGCAGAAGACAATCCTGCAAAAGCAGAATTATTGCTTAAAGAAGCCATACAATATTCTCCCAATCTTCCTATTTCTTATTTTAATATGGCATGGCATAAACTGACTGAAGACAAGGCAGTGTTCGAAAGTCTTGATTATGCATTAAGGGGTTTTGAAGAATACAGCAATAACTTCTGGTGGCTTAGAAGCCTCACTGGACTTATAATTGCCAGTGTTGTTCTTTCTTTTGCTTTAATGCTTTTAGGCCTGGTTTTTTTAAAATCCTTTAAAGATATCAGATTATTATCTCATGATATTAAAGAAGATAAAAAGAAAATCCTCATGGTTCTTTCCTTAATTATATTTTCCATCTTTGGGCCTTTATTTTTTATAACGGCACTACTTGCATTCTTTGGAATTTATTTTGAAAAAAAAGACAAAATTATCGTCTATGCTGCTTTGCTTTTTCTGCTTGCTTCGCCATTTTTTTTAAAAATAACCAATAGCTTTATCTCGGCAAATTCCCCAGATCTCAGAGCAGTTGTCTCAATTAATGAGAGCCGTGAAAGCAAATATGCGCTTCTCTTGCTAAAAGATAAAAATGCTTATGTTCCACAATTTTTATACGGTTTAGCTCTAAAAAAAGAAGGCCGCTATGAAGAAGCAATCGCCGTGTACAAAAATTTGCTTTCAACCAACTCGGAACCAAAGGCATATGTAAATTTAGGCAATATATACTTCAGCATGAATGATATTAACAATGCATCCGAGGCCTATAAAAAAGCTATTGAGATAAAACCTCTTGCATCAGCATATTATAATCTGAGTCTGGTCTCTCGTGAAAAATTGGATTTCCAGAAAGGCGGAGAATATTTTCTTGAAGCAACAAAACTAGACAGCAGAAAAATTACACAATTCTCAGAAACAGCAGAAAAAACCGGCAAGAATCCTAATCGAGTTCTGATTGACGAAACCCTCTCTATGTCTGAGATATGGAACTATGCAAATACCGGCGCCAATAATACAATGAATATAAATATTTCCACCATAGGTTCTGGATTAACATTTATAATCGCACTAATACTCATAGTTCTTTTTTATTATCTAAATTCTTCAAAAAACAAATCATATATCTGCTCAAGATGCGGAACAGTCATATGCGGAAAATGCACAAGAGGAAAGCACTGGGGACAGATGTGTTCTGTATGTTATAGTTCTGTTGTAAAACCTGAAGGACTTGATGCAAGAGAAAGGATCGCAAAACTGCTCGATATCCAGAGCATTCAGGCAAGGAAATACAGCATTGTAAGACTTATCTCCTATGCCCCGCCTGGATTTGCGCATATATTTGCAGGAAGGATTCTTGAGGGATGTATATATCTTTGGATTTTTTTCTTCTTTCTTGCCATGCTAATTTTAAATCCATTCATAAGTATCGGGCTGTCAACCTTCACTCACACATGGATTAATATTCCAAGCCTGACAATAATGGCTATTATTTATATGGCTACATTTATCGGCATAAGAAGGAGGCTCAATAGAGGATGGCTCTAGAAGGCTCTTTAAAAGATTTCGGGCTTGCTGACATTCTTCAGCTGATACATCTGCAAAGAAAGACAGGTGTTCTTTCTCTCGAAGGCAGAATGGACAAGATCCGCCTGATCTTTTATCAGGGCAATATTATATCTGCAGAATCAAAACGCAGGAATGAAGCAAATCGTCTTGGCAAGGTACTTGTCAAAAAAGGGTTGATTACAGAGCAGGAACTTCAGGAGGTAATGCAAGTTCAGAACACAACAGGTGAAAAAATAGGAACCCTGCTTGTCAAAAAAGGGACTATTACAAAAGAACAGATACAGGCAATAATCATTTCTCAGGTAACAGAGACGGTTGTTCAAATATTCAACTGGAAAGAAGGCACATATGAATTTACACAGCACGGCGTGCCTATCGATGCAGATCTGCCAATAACCATAGATACGCAGCATCTGCTTATGGAAGGACTGCGCATAATTGATGAATGGTCGCTTATAGAAGGAAAACTTTCTCTCGATACTATTTTTGACAGAATGGAAAAACCCGGAATTTCTTTAACAGCTGACGAAGCATCGATACTTGAGCTTATTGACGGTGAAAATGATGTCAGCACAATTATTGATGCCAGCCATATGGAAAATCTGCAGGCATCGAAAATTTTTGTTTCTTTATTAGAAAAAGGACTGATAGAGCCAAAAGAGACTGCACCTGTCGAGCCTGTTCAAATAACACAATATGAAATTCGACCGCTTAAAAAAACAGGGCCGTCCGTATCATTTGCAGGGATATTCACAACAATCATATTTGTCATAAGCGCTTTATTGGCATTTGCTGCTTTTCCTGCACATAAAAACGCTTATGCGCTTAACAAAATAAAAACAGTCGAGGATATTGATTCCATAAGATTCCTAGTCGAAGTATATAAATATGAAAAAGGCTCTTATCCCTCAACACTTGATCAAATAACTAAAATAAAAGATAAATGGGGTAACCCTTATGTTTACAAGATAGATTCGAATACTTTTGTCATCTACAGTCTGGGGCCTGATGGCAAAGAAGGCACAGAGGATGACATCTATTGAAAAAAAAAAGGCTGTTGTCCTTCTAAGCGGCGGCATTGATTCTTCAACAACACTCGCAATAGCTAAAGAAAACGGATTCGATATCCATGCTATCAGCTTTAATTACAATCAAAGACACATAAACGAACTTGAAGCAGCCAAAAAAATCGCCTCCCTATTAGGAACAAAAAAACATCTTACAGTAAAATTTGACCTAAGAGAGATTGGAGGTTCAGCTCTTACCTCTGGAATAGAAGTGCCGAAAAAAACCTCATTGATAAAAAATTCTGTTTCCCAGATTCCAATAACTTACGTTCCAGCAAGAAATACGATTTTTCTATCATTTGCGCTTGGATGGGCAGAAGTCCTTGGAGCCGCTGATATTTTTATAGGCGCAAATGCTGTTGATTACAGCGGTTATCCTGACTGCAGACCGGAATATCTCAAGGCATTTGAAGAGATGTCCAATCTTGGAACAAAAGCAGCAGTTGAAGGAAATTTAAAATTCAAAATCCACGCTCCGCTTATCAACATGACAAAGGCAGAGATTATCAGAAAAGGGCTGGCTCTTGGACTTGATTATGCCCTTACATGGAGCTGCTATGATCCACAGACATCTCAAATTAATAATAAAATAATTCCATGCGGGAAATGCGACAGTTGCACCTTCAGGCTAAAAGGATTTAAGGAAGCAGGAACAAAAGATCCGTTGTCATATAAATAACTATGCGCGCATATGACCTGATAAAAAAGAAAAGAGACAATAAAGAACTCACGAGAGAAGATATAGAATTTCTTATCACAGGCTTTCTCACAAATAAAATACCCGATTACCAAATATCTTCGTTTTTAATGGCAGTGTATTTCAATGGCATGAGTGTTAATGAGACATCTGCATTAACCGAACACATGCTTAACTCAGGAAGAAAGCTGGATTTGTCAGATATCAGTTTGCCAAAGATCGATAAGCATTCTACAGGAGGAGTAGGCGATAAAATAAGCCTTATACTCGCACCTTTGGTTGCTTCTTCCGGAATAACAATACCAATGATAGCAGGAAGAGGGCTCGGCCATACAGGAGGCACAATAGACAAGCTCGAATCAATTCCTGAATTAAGAACAAATCTCTCTGTGGAAAATTTTATAAAGATTTTGAAAAATATTGGTTTTTCGATAATCAGCCAGACAGATGATATTGCGCCTGCTGACAAAAAACTTTACGGTCTGAGGGATGTAACAGCAACTGTTGAATCCATTCCTTTGATCGCAGCAAGTATCATGTCAAAGAAACTCGCAGAAGGCATTAACGGACTTGTTCTTGATGTTAAGTGCGGCTCAGGAGCTTTCATGAAAAATATTCATGATGCTAAAAAACTTGCCAGAACAATGGTTGATGTTGGAAATTCTGCTGGAGTAAAGACAGCAGCGATCATTACTGATATGAGTCAGCCTCTCGGAAATACAGTAGGCAATGGGCTTGAGATAAAAGAATGCATCACAGCATTAAAAGGAACTATGTCAGAAGATATAAAAGAAAATATTTTGATACTTGGATCGTGGATGCTGTATTTAGCCGACTGTGTAAGAGAGAAAAAATCTTTATTAATGCCTTCCAGTGACAGAATGGAAAAATACAGTGAAAAATTATTACGTTTAATAGAAGACGGCTCAGCTCTCAAAAAATTTTCTGAATTCATTAAAGCACAAAACGGTGATCCTTCTGTGATAGAAAATCCGGAATTGATAGCATCTGCAGTCAAAACAAGAGAAATAAAACCAGGCATTATGGGCTACATAACAAAAATGGATGCTGAAAAGGTCGGAACAGCATCTATGCTCCTTGGTGCAGGCAGAAAAAAACAAGGAGAACCGATTGATTATTCTGCGGGAATTCTCCTCCTCAAAAAAATCGGCGACTTTATTGATAAGAATGAACCTGCGGCAGTTTTTTACTATAATAATGATGATAAGATTCTTCTAAAAGAGGCGGCAGATCTGTTTCTTTCAGGTATAGAAATTAATGACTTAAAACCTGAAAAAAAATCAATAATTATCGAAGTGATATTGTGAATTATGTCTTTGTTATATCGAATTAGCCATAGATTTGATATACTTTCAATAGAAGGAGCATTCATATGGCATCCAATGATATTGAGAAAAAAATTATTGAGCTTCGACAAAAGTATCCTTTTAAATTTTTATCAGAAGATAAGATTTTCAGCCATATTCATCCCGGGCAGAGAATATTTATAGGTACTGCGTGCGGTGAACCGCAATATCTCGTAAATGCACTAATAAAATATGTGCAGTCACATCCAAAGGCATTATACGACGCAGAAATATTGCATGTCTGGACACTCGGAGTTGCTCCATATGCTGACCCCAAGTTTAAAGATTATTTCAGACACAACTCTTTTTTTATCGGGAACAACACAAGGCAGGCAGTAAACAGAGGAGTTGCAGATTACACGCCTATTTTCCTGTCACAGGTGCCGGATCTTTTTTATAAAAAAATGGTGCCTATTGATGTAGCTCTTATACAGACCTCAATGCCTGATGAGCATGGATACCTGAGCCTTGGAATAAGCGTTGATATTGTTAAAGCCGCCGTTGATGTTGCCGCTCTTGTTATTGCCCAAATTAATCCTGCAATGCCGCGTGTGCATGGAGAGGCTTTCGTAAATATAAACAAGGTTGATTTTATTGTGCCTTACAACGAGCCTTTGCTGGAATTTTCACTCGGGGCACCTGATGATATTGTTGAAAAAATCGGAACTTATGTATCTCGTCTTATCGAAGACGGAGACACAATTCAAGTAGGATATGCAGCAATACCAAATGCGATCCTGGGACATCTTAAGAACAAGAAAAATCTGGGCATACATACAGAATTATTAACAGATGGAATTGTTGAACTTATGAAGCAAGGTGTAATTGATAATTCTAAAAAAGAACTCAATAAAGGGAAGACCGTAGCATCATTTTGTATGGGGAAAAAAGCAACATATGAATATCTCCATGATAATCCTTCAATAGAGTTCAGGCCTGTAAACTATACAAACAATCCTCTTGTAATAGCGCGCCACAGAAACATGACCGCAATCAACAGCGCACTGGAGATAGATCTGACAGGACAGTCTACCGCAGAATCTCTAGGCACAATGTTCTACAGCGGCATAGGAGGACAGGCAGATTTCATGCGCGGCGCAGTACTTTCACAGGGGGGCAAGACTATACTCGCAATGCAGTCTACAGCGGAAAACGGAGAATTATCAAAAATAGTACCAACATTAAGATCAGGAGCAGGCGTCACATT includes the following:
- a CDS encoding thymidine phosphorylase, which translates into the protein MRAYDLIKKKRDNKELTREDIEFLITGFLTNKIPDYQISSFLMAVYFNGMSVNETSALTEHMLNSGRKLDLSDISLPKIDKHSTGGVGDKISLILAPLVASSGITIPMIAGRGLGHTGGTIDKLESIPELRTNLSVENFIKILKNIGFSIISQTDDIAPADKKLYGLRDVTATVESIPLIAASIMSKKLAEGINGLVLDVKCGSGAFMKNIHDAKKLARTMVDVGNSAGVKTAAIITDMSQPLGNTVGNGLEIKECITALKGTMSEDIKENILILGSWMLYLADCVREKKSLLMPSSDRMEKYSEKLLRLIEDGSALKKFSEFIKAQNGDPSVIENPELIASAVKTREIKPGIMGYITKMDAEKVGTASMLLGAGRKKQGEPIDYSAGILLLKKIGDFIDKNEPAAVFYYNNDDKILLKEAADLFLSGIEINDLKPEKKSIIIEVIL
- a CDS encoding tetratricopeptide repeat protein → MKKYLYLYASVLLLALCNPVISFSKDVYETRLNEGLKNTEPYSYILIKNAEDNPAKAELLLKEAIQYSPNLPISYFNMAWHKLTEDKAVFESLDYALRGFEEYSNNFWWLRSLTGLIIASVVLSFALMLLGLVFLKSFKDIRLLSHDIKEDKKKILMVLSLIIFSIFGPLFFITALLAFFGIYFEKKDKIIVYAALLFLLASPFFLKITNSFISANSPDLRAVVSINESRESKYALLLLKDKNAYVPQFLYGLALKKEGRYEEAIAVYKNLLSTNSEPKAYVNLGNIYFSMNDINNASEAYKKAIEIKPLASAYYNLSLVSREKLDFQKGGEYFLEATKLDSRKITQFSETAEKTGKNPNRVLIDETLSMSEIWNYANTGANNTMNINISTIGSGLTFIIALILIVLFYYLNSSKNKSYICSRCGTVICGKCTRGKHWGQMCSVCYSSVVKPEGLDARERIAKLLDIQSIQARKYSIVRLISYAPPGFAHIFAGRILEGCIYLWIFFFFLAMLILNPFISIGLSTFTHTWINIPSLTIMAIIYMATFIGIRRRLNRGWL
- a CDS encoding GNAT family N-acetyltransferase, with protein sequence MASNDIEKKIIELRQKYPFKFLSEDKIFSHIHPGQRIFIGTACGEPQYLVNALIKYVQSHPKALYDAEILHVWTLGVAPYADPKFKDYFRHNSFFIGNNTRQAVNRGVADYTPIFLSQVPDLFYKKMVPIDVALIQTSMPDEHGYLSLGISVDIVKAAVDVAALVIAQINPAMPRVHGEAFVNINKVDFIVPYNEPLLEFSLGAPDDIVEKIGTYVSRLIEDGDTIQVGYAAIPNAILGHLKNKKNLGIHTELLTDGIVELMKQGVIDNSKKELNKGKTVASFCMGKKATYEYLHDNPSIEFRPVNYTNNPLVIARHRNMTAINSALEIDLTGQSTAESLGTMFYSGIGGQADFMRGAVLSQGGKTILAMQSTAENGELSKIVPTLRSGAGVTLTRGDIQYVVTEYGIAYLHGKNIRERAMDLISIAHPKFRQMLVEQAKELNLIYKDQDFIKGQGGEYPEAIETRRTTKAGVEIFLRPVKITDEHALKSFFYSLSQDCMYSRFISTRRDMPHERLQKFVIIDYTKEMVILAIVQDNNKEIIAGMGQYIIDDTNHIADVAFVVRDDYQNKGVGLELLSYLTYLAKRSGLHGFTAEVLLENTSMLHLFEKMGFVIDKHTEAGVYDLRMSFRE
- the queC gene encoding 7-cyano-7-deazaguanine synthase QueC → MAKKAQRMTSIEKKKAVVLLSGGIDSSTTLAIAKENGFDIHAISFNYNQRHINELEAAKKIASLLGTKKHLTVKFDLREIGGSALTSGIEVPKKTSLIKNSVSQIPITYVPARNTIFLSFALGWAEVLGAADIFIGANAVDYSGYPDCRPEYLKAFEEMSNLGTKAAVEGNLKFKIHAPLINMTKAEIIRKGLALGLDYALTWSCYDPQTSQINNKIIPCGKCDSCTFRLKGFKEAGTKDPLSYK
- a CDS encoding DUF4388 domain-containing protein; its protein translation is MALEGSLKDFGLADILQLIHLQRKTGVLSLEGRMDKIRLIFYQGNIISAESKRRNEANRLGKVLVKKGLITEQELQEVMQVQNTTGEKIGTLLVKKGTITKEQIQAIIISQVTETVVQIFNWKEGTYEFTQHGVPIDADLPITIDTQHLLMEGLRIIDEWSLIEGKLSLDTIFDRMEKPGISLTADEASILELIDGENDVSTIIDASHMENLQASKIFVSLLEKGLIEPKETAPVEPVQITQYEIRPLKKTGPSVSFAGIFTTIIFVISALLAFAAFPAHKNAYALNKIKTVEDIDSIRFLVEVYKYEKGSYPSTLDQITKIKDKWGNPYVYKIDSNTFVIYSLGPDGKEGTEDDIY
- the plsY gene encoding glycerol-3-phosphate 1-O-acyltransferase PlsY, with the translated sequence MIKILILAIAAYVLGSIPFGVVSAKTKGIDLTKTGSGNIGATNALRALGKGPAIITLLGDMLKGTAAVAIARLFEIDPLYEGIIGLAAILGHSFSLFLNFRGGKGVATSIGVLLIYSPQTAILTLAIWLAVLLLTRISSLSALVAFALLPINIILFDNENIKLFVTVLIVILIFAKHIGNIKRIVKGKEKKIGERA